The sequence below is a genomic window from Draconibacterium halophilum.
ATTTTCAATTATACCATCGGACAACGACGCGGATTGGGTTTAAATATGAATTTTCCACTATTTGTGGCAGAATTTCGTCTAGATGACAATGAAATTGTGTTAGCAAAATATGATGATTTGTACTGTATTAAACTGCATATAGAAAATTATTATATTATTGATAATGAGGTTATTAAGTTGGGTATTGAATTAGTTGTTAAGGTACGTTACAGACTTCAGCAAACCCGCTGTAATTTGCATATTTTAAGCGACACTGTGGCTGAGGTCGAATTATTAGAACCTGAAGCAATGATAGCACCGGGTCAAACAGCAGTTTTTTATCATAATGACCGTTTGGTAGGAGGTGGATTTATTAAATCGGCAGAATAAATAAAATCTATCAAATTGTCAGATTCGATATCAAATACACGAATAGCTTAATTTTACGTTTTTAAGAAGCGTAAAAAGAAATTAAAATGCCGGACGATGTTTATCATCCTTTTCTAATAATCCCAAATAACTTCTGAAGCGGGAAGGAGCGATTTGATAATTTTCTACAGCCTCTTTTACGGCACAACCGGGTTCATGTGTGTGCGAACAATTATTGTATTGGCAGTGTTCCGAAAATTTAAATATCTCAACAAAATAGTGCGAAATTTCCCACGGTTCCATTTCTAAAACACCAAAGGCTTTTATTCCGGGAGTATCAATAATATAACCGCCAAAATCTAGCTTGAACAATTGGGAATGTGTAGTGGTATGTTTGCCGGTTTTGTGAGAATTGGAAACCTCCATCGTTTTCAAATTCAACCCCGGTTGAATAAGGTTGATGAGTGTTGATTTTCCAACACCACTATGGCCGTTTATAACATTGGTTTTATCTTTTAAAGCTTCTTTCAACGCATCAATACCGGTTCCTTCTTTTGCCGATGTTTTAAGACATTTATAGCCAATATTACGGTATATCTGCATCAAGAGGTCCATCTCTTCCGTTTCATTTTCATTGTAGCGATCTGCCTTGTTAAAAACTATCATTACCGGAATGCGATATGCCTCAGCCGAAGCCAGGTAGCGATCGATAAATGTTGTGGTGGTAACGGGGTATTGCATGGTTACCACCAGCACCGCCTGATCGATGTTGGCAGCAATAATGTGAGCCTGTTTTGAAAGATTAATGGAGCGGCGAATAATATAGTTTTTTCGCTCATGAATTGTTGTGATCAATCCAACCTGTGCTATGTTTTGGTCGGCAGACACGTTTTGGAGGGTAAATCCCACACGATCACCCACAGCAACAGGATTTGTATTCCTAATCCCCTCAATACGAAATTTGCCCTTTATTTTGCATTCGTAGGTATTTCCGTTTTCATCTTCCACGGTATACCAGCTGCCGGTCGATTTTATTACTAATCCTTCGTTCAAACTATTAAATTTTCTGCAAAGGTAGTTTTTCTGCTGTTTATCAGGAAATTTAGTGAAGAGCAAGCGAATTTTTCACGTGGAACAATGGTGAAACAGGTTGAAAAGTATGGCCAAAACAAACTTGGTGCTTTGAATAGTGATAACCTCACTCCTAGTGAGGTTATCACTAAAAGTTATTTATTCCCAGTCTAAGATTATCTTTCCACAATCACCGGATTCCATAATTTCGAAGGCTTTCTGATAATCGTTGGCTTTAAAACGGTGCGTAATGATGG
It includes:
- the rsgA gene encoding ribosome small subunit-dependent GTPase A; the protein is MNEGLVIKSTGSWYTVEDENGNTYECKIKGKFRIEGIRNTNPVAVGDRVGFTLQNVSADQNIAQVGLITTIHERKNYIIRRSINLSKQAHIIAANIDQAVLVVTMQYPVTTTTFIDRYLASAEAYRIPVMIVFNKADRYNENETEEMDLLMQIYRNIGYKCLKTSAKEGTGIDALKEALKDKTNVINGHSGVGKSTLINLIQPGLNLKTMEVSNSHKTGKHTTTHSQLFKLDFGGYIIDTPGIKAFGVLEMEPWEISHYFVEIFKFSEHCQYNNCSHTHEPGCAVKEAVENYQIAPSRFRSYLGLLEKDDKHRPAF